Sequence from the Christiangramia fulva genome:
TTTCAAATAACTTCCAGTTTTTACCTTTATCTGGCGAATAGAGGACTCTTGATTTTTTCCCTCCGGTGAGTATCCAGGTTTCATCCCCCTGAATGGCAATATTCGAATTGCTCGCTGCGAAAGCAGCCTCCCCTTCTGCCGCTTCAGGCAATTGGGAGCAGTCTAATTTTTGCCAGCTATTACCTCCATTTCGAGTTATAATAATAGAAATACAGTCATCGGTGGGATCTCCCATGGCAATTCCTTCCTTATTATTCCAAAAAGCCATGGCATCATAAAATACCTTTTCTCCCACTTCTTTATAAACCAGTTGCATCTGCCCATTGTCGCCCGTTTTATAAAGCAGGGCCGGATTTCCGGCACTCAACATGAAAAAATCTGTTCCCGTACTTGCCACCGCACGAAATTCGGGTAATGAGTCCTGGAATGTTTGAGTGCTTGTTTTTACCGTATCCCTTTGTGAGTTATATAAGCCGTAGGTGCCATGGTTTGCCGCAAAAACAAGGTTATTACCTATGATCTCAATAGCACGTATGCTTAGAGAATCTGTTTCTAAGATTGTTTG
This genomic interval carries:
- a CDS encoding WD40/YVTN/BNR-like repeat-containing protein yields the protein MKKLIYLLVFIVFACKNSSEEKEVTKEQSERNSFKKVEVQTILETDSLSIRAIEIIGNNLVFAANHGTYGLYNSQRDTVKTSTQTFQDSLPEFRAVASTGTDFFMLSAGNPALLYKTGDNGQMQLVYKEVGEKVFYDAMAFWNNKEGIAMGDPTDDCISIIITRNGGNSWQKLDCSQLPEAAEGEAAFAASNSNIAIQGDETWILTGGKKSRVLYSPDKGKNWKLFETPLIQGEATTGGYSMDFYDENRGIIIGGDYTNPEANEANKAMTSDGGKTWKLVAKGQEPGYKSSVRYVPDSDAKEIVAVGFSGIDYSHDGGVTWKKLSDEGFYTIRFLNDSTAYAAGRGRMAKLNFH